GACTCGAGTTCGTTGCGCCCCCATTTGCCGACCGTGTCGATCGCCTCGTGGTCGTGCGTCGACGCCATCATGACGTGGTCGAGTTCGAGCGACGCGGGCAGCAGGTCGAGCATCGGCTCGTGGTCGGTGATGAACCAGCCGACGACGTCGAGCACGACGATCGCGACGCGGACGTCGCGCCACTCGAACGCGATCGCGCTGGCCCACACGCCGTCGTTGAGTCCGACGGCGGGCCGGCCGGTGCCGAAACCGGCGATCCAGTAGGGATCGAACTCGCCGTTGCCGTTGGCGTCGACGAACGGCTCGCCCGAGTCGTAGTGGCCGTTGCCGTTTTCGTCGGTCCACTCGGTCTCGACCAACTCGGGCATGATCGAGGCGCGCGCGGCGCCCACGCGCAGACCCCCGCCGCCCTCTCCGGTGCAGCCGGGCCGCCCGGGGCACCAGGCCTCCGGAAACGGTTCGATCGGTCCCGGCTGGTAGCCGGCATCCGCCGGTCCGGCATCCGGACCCGCCGCATCGCCGCCGCCGCACGCGGCCATCACGATCAGCGCACACGCCCAAGCTCTCATCGGTCGGCCCCCGCTCGCGGGCTCGTGGTCCCGCGAGCGGGGATGGTACCGCGTCGTCGCCGGCGCTCCCGCAAAAAATACGCGAGGTCGCCGGCACCGCGGCGCGCCGAGCGGCGGCCCTACGAGCCGAACGCGACCGCCGCGAGCGCGAGCCCGAACGCGGCCAGCGCCAGTACGAACGCCGGAACGCCGAGCTCCGCGGAGTTCGCCGACCGAGTGCGTTTGTCGGACATGCTCCGAGCATCGCCGGCCGGCGCCGGTTGTCAAGTTCCCATGGTAACCTGGCGAAATCGCAGTACACTTCGGCCATGCTGCTGCGCGAGACGTTCGCCGTCGGGCCTTTCCAGTGCAATTGCACGGTGTTGGCTTGCCCCGCGACCCGCGAGGCGGTCGTCATCGACCCGGGCGGAGCGCCGGACCGGATCGAAGAAATCGTGCGATCCGAGGGACTTACCGTACGCGCCGTGCTGCACACCCACGCGCACCTCGACCACGTCTACGCCACGCGCGACGTGGTCGAGCGATGCGGCGGCACGATCTGGCTGCACCCCGACGACCTGCCGCTGTATCGGGGGATTCGCGCGCAGGCGATGATGTTCGGGTTCGCGCCGCGCGACGTGCTGCCGGTGGACCGCGAGCTGGCCGACGGCATGACCGTGCCGTTCGGCGCGACCGGCGCGCTCGTGCTGCACACGCCGGGGCATACGCCGGGCTCGGTGTGTTTCGAGGTGCGCGACGGCAACCGCACGGTCGTGTTCTCCGGCGACACGCTGTTCGCCGGCAGCAT
The genomic region above belongs to Deltaproteobacteria bacterium and contains:
- a CDS encoding MBL fold metallo-hydrolase, with the protein product MLLRETFAVGPFQCNCTVLACPATREAVVIDPGGAPDRIEEIVRSEGLTVRAVLHTHAHLDHVYATRDVVERCGGTIWLHPDDLPLYRGIRAQAMMFGFAPRDVLPVDRELADGMTVPFGATGALVLHTPGHTPGSVCFEVRDGNRTVVFSGDTLFAGSIGRTDLPGGDPRKIVESIRTRLYTLDPDALVIPGHGPPTTIGDEALRNPFVRARP